The following coding sequences lie in one Brachionichthys hirsutus isolate HB-005 chromosome 15, CSIRO-AGI_Bhir_v1, whole genome shotgun sequence genomic window:
- the LOC137904464 gene encoding leucine-rich repeat-containing protein 30-like, with the protein MGGRQSRSLANKELNEVTVSQRTKGAWRDEEPSLSSAAERIWRRTTVHFGYSTLSLAMRGLDGTPAELWELRELQKLNLSMNYLCSLPPALGTLDNLVVLNLWGNNLSRLPPEIGLLKKLRVLFACRNRLSEVPEELRSCACLEVLSLANNQITGLPGSFAAMHTLTKLNLSHNRITHIPACVYSMKGLVFLHLACNRLETIADQIQDLVNLKILIVEGNSIHTLPKTLCFLDSLELLNVDFNDLQNVPVEMYLLSRLRRLACHPLDKGLHIIHNPLLKPIQEVLQGGLGAFYNYLKPT; encoded by the coding sequence ATGGGTGGGAGGCAATCTCGCAGTCTCGCCAACAAGGAGTTGAACGAGGTGACTGTGAGTCAAAGGACAAAGGGTGCTTGGAGAGACGAAGAGCCAAGCCTGTCCTCGGCCGCTGAGAGGATCTGGAGACGTACCACGGTTCACTTTGGCTACAGTACCCTCAGCCTGGCCATGCGGGGCCTTGATGGGACCCCAGCGGAGCTGTGGGAACTCCGAGAACTGCAGAAGCTGAACTTGTCCATGAACTACCTGTGCTCTCTGCCCCCTGCCCTGGGCACTTTGGACAATCTGGTTGTCCTCAATTTGTGGGGAAACAACCTGTCCCGTCTGCCACCAGAGATCGGCCTCCTGAAGAAGCTGCGTGTGCTCTTTGCCTGTCGTAACCGACTGAGTGAGGTTCCGGAGGAGCTGAGATCCTGTGCCTGTCTGGAGGTGCTCAGCCTGGCCAACAATCAGATCACAGGCCTCCCCGGCAGCTTTGCAGCCATGCACACTCTGACCAAGCTCAACCTTAGCCACAACCGCATCACTCACATCCCAGCCTGTGTCTACAGCATGAAGGGCCTGGTCTTTCTGCACCTGGCTTGCAACCGCCTGGAGACTATCGCAGACCAGATCCAGGACTTGGTCAACCTGAAGATCCTAATTGTGGAGGGGAACAGTATCCACACACTGCCTAAGACACTGTGCTTCCTGGATTCTTTAGAACTCCTCAACGTCGACTTCAACGACTTGCAAAATGTGCCAGTGGAAATGTACTTACTGAGCAGGCTGAGGAGGCTGGCCTGCCACCCGCTGGATAAAGGACTTCACATTATTCACAACCCCCTCCTCAAGCCGATCCAGGAGGTGCTGCAAGGAGGACTCGGTGCCTTCTATAACTACCTCAAGCCCACTTGA